In Thermococcus sp. M36, the DNA window ACAGCTTCAACAACTTTTAATTTTTTGGCAATACTGTCAACCAAATGAAATTGCACTTGTGGAAAAAATATTGCCAAAGGAATTCCGGGGAAACCGCCACCGCAGCCAATATCAATCACATTTGCATTTGGTTGAAAATCTGCAATAGCAGCAATAGTTAATGAGTGAAGAACATGATGTAAATAAATACTATCAATATCTTTTCGGGATACAACATTTATTTTTTCGTTCCATTCTTTATACAAATT includes these proteins:
- the rsmG gene encoding 16S rRNA (guanine(527)-N(7))-methyltransferase RsmG; translation: MHSMEIILKYFSDFTEQQIQQFTALENLYKEWNEKINVVSRKDIDSIYLHHVLHSLTIAAIADFQPNANVIDIGCGGGFPGIPLAIFFPQVQFHLVDSIAKKLKVVEAVCEGAGIKNITTQHTRAEEIKNRKFDFAVSRAVAPLK